The DNA segment ATCAATGAACGGTAATTTTTGTGAAGGAACGGTGGTCTATCATCAACTCCCACGAAATGTCTTATACGCGCTCAATGAAATGGGATTTGACCCAGAGGCATACCGTGTATGTGCTGGCAACGAACTACAACAACTCAATCATAAAGAGCTCATGGCGCTTGTACACGCCGTTGCAGATATGCGCTACCAACATAATGGCAATGCCATGATCCAAGATACAACGGCCCATATTCTCACCACCGCAGATCGAGCTCGACTCCATAATGAACACGGTGATCTCAACAAAACCAATATTCTCCTAGAAATATGTTCGTATGCACACAAAGCCCTCGATTGGCATATTATCGCCATGAAAGAAGTGGGTCGTTATTCAGTAAGACAACTTGCAGAGATTGCTCAACAACACGGCATCATTGCTGATACTGCATTTGTTGAACAATGGGAGCACGCCGTTGTAGAAGGCATAGACTTTCTAGGACAGGGAGCACACGGGCCTTTCGACTCTGTAGAGCGACTTGCCTATGCCATAACACACCCACAAGAAGTCTTGGAAGCTACTGGTAATATCATCGCGCGCACCATGAGGGTATTAGCTATACAGGCCGAAATAGAAGACACCTGGGTCCCTGGAGTCGTACCAGACATCGAATCAATTGCAGCGTTTTACAGACAAGAGTTGGAGCCGCTCCATAAGACACTCGTACACCTCTCACAGATGAACTCAAAACAATGGTTCCGGTTCCTTACGTCACTTGGATGTGACATGAAACTCTATAGTTCAGGGGGGCGCTTTATGAAAACAACAGGAACTCATATACGACAATCTTTTTTCAGACACATTGCTCCCATCATAGAAGCTGTAGAAGAAGAGCAGCTCGCACAAAAAATATTCGAAGTTGCGTCAGAAATGGAAACCGTTGCACCTGGATATTGGGGTTACGATCCAAAATATCAAAAGCCAACACCGTTCACATATAAATCTCTAAAGTTATTTCGCAAAATTCAAAACACACTAGAACTAATGGCCATGCCCAATGCGGAAGTAGCCGCCTTGAATAATTTATCAGGCAAAATGGGACGACCTCTTGGAGAAAGAGTTATACGCCACATCCTTGAACCCGAAATTCGCATGGGAGGCAGATATAATGGTGGCCACTTTTATCAATCTGCTCTAGTGTTAGAGGACTTAGGCATCATAAAACTGACAAATAAAATGGTTGATAAACAGGGCGTCATCATGGCAGATATTTTGGAAGTCAGGACTGGAACTTTATCTCATGGGAAGACATTCTTCCCTGAATCTTGGACTCGTGAGCAATGTCTAGAGGCAATACAGAACGTGCAAAGCAAACTTGCATCTCGTGTCAAAAAATTTCCTACAGACAGAGTCATGACCTCCTATGGAATCGAAATCGAAGTCGCACATAATGGTGAAACACTTTTCACAGCATATCCGCGTTTCAATAAAGGATAACATGATTTATCAAGCAATCATTTGCACGAAATCATTAACCATAGATTCTGCTTTCAACCATCTTGCAACTCTCGCTTATTTTTTGACATCGGTTACTCAAACAGACAATATCGACAGCTACTACAAGATTGCTCTCTCAGATGAAAACACAAGTCAAGGACAAGGGCCAGGAGACCTAAGCTTTGAAAAAAACAAGACAACCATACGAATTAAGACCGATTTAGATTGCAAATGGGACAAAGAGGTATTCACAAGCAGTGCGGAAGCTTTTATTGCTATTCTCGAGAAATGGGAGCAGCTACTACAGGAAAATCACAGAGAAATTGTGATTACTCAAGACGGAGATAAAATAACCCTCGAAGGAAGAGACTAATTTACAAATATCAGAAAAAATGAGGCATACCCCAAAATTGCTCCCCTCATAGAAGCTGCAGAAAGAGCTCCCGTACAAGTCACCGAAAAAATATTCGAAGCTGCATCAGACATGGAAGCTGTTGCACCTAGATACTGGGGTTACGATCCAAAATATCAAAAACTCGACACTCCTGACAAGGCAATTATTCTCCCCACCGTTCAGTTTATTCGTATTTTGGAAACATGGGATCGCCTGCTCTCAGAGCAACCACAAGAGATCATCATCAAGGATGGTGATGAAATCAGACTCGAAGGTCGCAACCCTTCCCCTTGACGTCTTATCGACACACAGTACCTTATGGACTATTAAGAACAACTGAGGAGAACCCATGAAATCGCTTCCGCTACTTTTTGTCGTTACTGCAGTCTATGTACATACAGCAACCGCATCTGACTTTGATCGCGAAGATGAGCTAGTGTCTTATAGCCATCTTAAGCATATTGATCCCAATGAAGTCATGCGATCTGAAACCCTAGTCGACAATCTCGTTACATCCTTTTATAAACAACCCCCAGTTGTTGCACGACCTATCAACTTTGTTGAGCAAACATGGCAGGCATTCTGGCGATACCTCATTGGAGCAGGTTGCTATGGCCTCGCGAAAAAGCTGTATCTTAAAATTCAGGGGGTTGAAAAAAATAACTCATACCAACTGACAGGACTGCAACTCCTTCTATTGCTAGTACCATGGAGAAAGTTTATTGAGTGGCAAGATAACTACTGCCTACAAATGCGTATTAAGCCAAATAATGCGGCTCATATTGCTGGATTTATCTGTGCATCATTGGCTACGGCAAAGTTAAGCTAAAGCGTCCAATATGGATGTTCACCAGATAGTATGCGAACAACGTCGCTCGCCTGCCGGTGCTTCCTGATAAGTTGTCCTGACACAAATGGATCTACCCAACTCCTGCAAATCCACGCCTTAAGCACATGTCGGACAAATCCTAAAATCAAATCGGCTGCTTCATACATTTTAAATTGCGCAAATCCAAGTGGCGTTATTTCTGCGCCGCCGTATCGAACAACAATAGTATGTTTCTTGTGAATACCTCTTTGTGCAAGGGTACAGAGCGATATAAACACTGAACCGTTGTAACTGCGTATTGCATCCATCACAAACATAGCCTCAAAAACCTCTCCATAACTGAGACCATGTAAAGGCGATAGCTTGTATCCTCGTTCAAGAAGATAATCCAGAATAACTCGATACCGATTTGCCGAACGTTGCATGTCGCTCTCATCGAATGCTTCTTGCACTATATCGCGAGCGTCATACTCTTGGTTTTTTGCGGCTCCATCAAAAACCATAATGATCGCATAGACAAGATCGATGATACCCAGACGATGCCCATCAATCTCAAACGTAACATCAAACTCTCCTTCAAGAACTCGTGGAAATGAGAGATTGCAAATTTCATCAATCGTATACAGCGCGATAAGCGCATCTCCAGGCGATGCCCACTCTACGCCAGCATTTCTTGGAACAAAACTTCTCAATGGCCACCTATCAGGCTCTCTATAAGAAGCATTATCATGATGAAGCTCGTCACACCCATAGGATCGCCACCGGTCATGCATGGTATCTCGTTTGCACAGGCGACGAACCGTCTCTTCATCTATGACTACTTCATACCGATCCGGAATTCTCTTCCATTCTTCCTGAAACCTCTGCCACCATTCTTCCTTGTTAAATTCAAATGGTTTATCCTGTTCATTCGCCTCATCTTCTTTCCTCTGTTCTTGCTCAGATTGCTCATCACAAAAAATTAATCCAACGACTGAAAAGAAAACATAGAAAATAAAGTGAAATCTCATGGTCGATATCCCCTACATGTTGTAGTATCAAGACCACAGTATATCGATTCTCACTAATGAGACAAAATCAATCCCATTTATGTCCAACACAGCGAATTAATATCTAAGCTACAACACCCTTTCTTCAGAACGCATTTCCCGCTCACGATCATGACGTGCGCGCATTTCATCTTCACGACGCCGAGCTTCTTCATCAACTCGTTCATGTTCTTGATCTGCCCTTTCTCTGCTGATTTTTCCCTCTGTAACCGCTTGCTCAATCTCCTGAAACCTTTGTACTTTTTGCTGAACCAGCTCCGCCTCTTCTTGCGCAAGCCGTTGATCAAAAACTTCAGACGTCTCTTCTACGATACGATTACGATACACGTCATCTTCAAAGGAAATCATGTCTGCAACTTGAGCAGCATCGATACCTGCTGCACGCAAATCTTCCTGCGTTGCCACGGCTGCATCTACTGCAAGCCCCGGTACGCCTGCCTCAACAGCGTCTACGCCATCTTCCATCGTTTCAGTAGCACCTAAAAGCGGTTCTCGCTCCGGAGCATCTAAAGCAATATCTCCAGAAGGATAACGTTGACGCACACTCGTACGCGTTTGGTCTTCAGCAATCCGTACTTGTGTCGTACGACTTGGAAATGCATCTGAAATCGCATTGGCAAAGTTCTTGAGCGCACGCAAGAATCTATCCACTAATCCCAGCTCTCGCTGTGTCCTTGCCCCTATGATCTCGAGAACTCGTTGTCCCTCTTGTAGCCGTACAACGCCGTTCATCGTATCAAAGACACTTTGAGTAAGATTATTTCCATCTAATACAATGTTACTTAATTGCGGACATCTTGTTAGCAATCTGCCAAACGCCTCTTCACTTACATAGCGTAATTGATTTTCTGAAAGATCAAGCCGAACAAGTGATGGCGGTAATGAATCAACAAAATTTGTATCGAAAGTCTCTATACCATTATTGTTAAGATTCAACGTTCGCACTGAGGTCATTTGATCCACAGGAATCTCTCTGAGATTTCGCAACATGTTGTCTGAGCAATTTACTACGGTGATACGTTGAAGCGGAATTTTGCCATCAGTTGCCAATCTCATAAAACCCTCTGTACTCGAAAGTAATTGTCCTGATAGATCCAATGTTTTT comes from the Candidatus Babeliales bacterium genome and includes:
- a CDS encoding EndoU domain-containing protein, with the protein product SMNGNFCEGTVVYHQLPRNVLYALNEMGFDPEAYRVCAGNELQQLNHKELMALVHAVADMRYQHNGNAMIQDTTAHILTTADRARLHNEHGDLNKTNILLEICSYAHKALDWHIIAMKEVGRYSVRQLAEIAQQHGIIADTAFVEQWEHAVVEGIDFLGQGAHGPFDSVERLAYAITHPQEVLEATGNIIARTMRVLAIQAEIEDTWVPGVVPDIESIAAFYRQELEPLHKTLVHLSQMNSKQWFRFLTSLGCDMKLYSSGGRFMKTTGTHIRQSFFRHIAPIIEAVEEEQLAQKIFEVASEMETVAPGYWGYDPKYQKPTPFTYKSLKLFRKIQNTLELMAMPNAEVAALNNLSGKMGRPLGERVIRHILEPEIRMGGRYNGGHFYQSALVLEDLGIIKLTNKMVDKQGVIMADILEVRTGTLSHGKTFFPESWTREQCLEAIQNVQSKLASRVKKFPTDRVMTSYGIEIEVAHNGETLFTAYPRFNKG